From Chryseobacterium camelliae:
CTGGCCATAACGTTTTCCACATTGGAAACTTCCCCGGGAACGTACGCATGGACACTCTGTACCACTTTCAGGTAATCTGCCACTCCAAGTCTCTTGATCCCGAAGTTTTTACGCTTTTGAACGGTAACCGGTTCAGCATCATTTGCAACGGGTTTTAAAGTCAGCATACCGGTACGCAGGATATCTTCTTTAGGATACATCTGGCCGAGATCTGCATACGCTTCTCTTCCGTTTTCAAAGATAATTTCTATCCTGAAAGCCAGGCTGCCCCTGAATTTGTTAATTACACTTGCAGGTATGGTAATTTTGTTGTCAACGACCGGGATGTCATTAAAATATTCCACAAACGATCCCGCAGTATCCGTAGTGGCGATAATTTTAACACTGGTGACATTCCATGAAACATCTTCCACTTCAAAAGAAAAATCCACAAATCCTCTGCTCCCGAAAAGGCTGGCGTTGTTGTGGGCCCAAAAACTGTAGGCCATCGGTGTTACTGCTCTTGCATTATTAACAGGTACGGAAGCACCACCTACATTAACATACTGTTGCTCCGGTAAAACAGAATTCTCCAATGCGGTCTGTATTGAATCGGAAATATGAGTATTGACCGCATTCATGGCATCTGCGTAAGTCGCTACATCACTATCCAGGACCAGGCTTTGGGTACCGATTCTCATCGTATCGTCAGAAACGATCTCGGCTTTTGACGCCTCTGATGCATCGAATTTCAGCTCTCCGTCAGATTCAGCGAAAAGCTCCAGGAAGAGATCATAGGACTCTGGTGTAAGCTGCCTTTGTAAATCTGACAGGTTAATTTCTTTCTTATAGGTAAATTGAAATGGCTCTACTACATACTTTAAGAGGCCTTCATACAGCTTATCCTTTTCTTCTTCGGTCATTTCAGGCTTGATCTGATCTTCCACTTCCTGCAGTCTCTTTTTGTATTCTTCCAAACGGGCTCCGTTTTCTGTAATATAAGCAGCATACGCCTCCTGATAAGCCTGATGGCTGGATTTATAGTATTTCTTCTGGGCCTTTTCGAGTTCTGAATTCAGTTTCTCTAAAGCGGCTTTTCTTTGAACAGCCTTGCTAACCAATCCGTTGGCTCTGGCTTCAGATTCAAGCCTCTGAATCGTTCTTGCAGATAAAGCAGGTAATGCGTCCGGAATAAAACCATCAATCTCTCCTGAGCCTCTGGAAGTACTGCCCGATCCTGCAACTCCGTCATCCTCTACAAAAAGCGATTGAGGAAGGACAATCTTAGCTTCTTTCGCTTTTTCCATGGGCTTTTCACCATTGATTTTGATCATTTCATCAGAAGAAATATCAAGAGTGTTGGCAAAGGCAAGATGAAGCGCCATTAAAATATGGCTGATGGCTTCCTTTACGTAGAAATCACGCTGGGTTACAATCTGGAAAATATAATTATCCCAGAGCGTTTTGAAAATTTTAATACCATCAGCAGTAAGCTCTTTATTGGAATCGATAAGGTTTGCGTAATAATTCTTGATATACATCCAGTCATTATCACTCAATGCTTCCCGTTTCGATATTTTACGTCCAGCGATGAGAAGCTGCCCGAAAACCCCTTCTTCAATCACTTTTTCCGTTTCGAATCCGGCTGTGCTGAAACTGGCGGCAGTCCTTTGCATGGCGCCTAATTTTAAGGTTTTGGCAGCTCTTGTACTTACGGCCGTATCAAAATCACCTGTTACTTCCTTTGGCCTGTGAATAAATCCAAGGTTTCTTTTTTTAGTCTCGGTCAACTGTGGATTTCTCAAGCTGACAAATCTGAAAAGCGTCTGCGACGCATTATTTACTGGTTCCATACTATTGTTTGATGTGTTGATAATGCCTTTCCCAATAACAGACTCTCCTACAGTAAATTCTGTATATGTTGTATTATTTGTTGACATTTTGTAAATTTGTTTTGATATTTTTGAGGTTAAGATTTGAAAGGCTTTTTCATTAAGCCCATTCAGGTTTTAGCCTTATTTTTTTAGGTGGTTTCCGGCGAAGATATCCACCTTATATTTTGATATCGAGTTTCATTGTCTGTATTTTTCTGAAGCAAATATCAGCGTGTGTAACGACAAAACTTGACGTATAAAAATAAATCTCAAAAAATTCACTTTATTTAGAATTCTGGAATTTTGAATCATCATTCATGAAGCATTTAAGCCGTAAAGAATAAAAGCCACAGCATACTTGGTAAAACATAATACTATCTTTTGCATTGGTATCTTTTTTTGTATTACCTTTGTTCTAAATTTTCAATTATGAAAAACAGCCAACAAACTATAAATCAACCCAGTCATTCCATTAATTGGTTTCAGAAATTTCTAATGATCTGCTCCGGAGGAAACATTCACATCATGCGAAAAACACCCAGTGAATGGAATAAATTTGCCGGTATCGGAGGCATTGTACTTTTTACGGCAGTGTTTGCTACACTTTCCGCCGGCTATGCCATGTATACAGTTTTCGATACTATCTGGGCATCCATTGGTTTTGGTGCCCTGTGGGGACTTATGATCTTCAATTTGGACCGTTATATTGTTTCTTCCATCAAAAAGACGGGAACATGGTGGAACCAGATCCTGATGGCCATACCAAGACTAATCCTGGCTACTTTTTTGGGGATTATCATCTCTAAGCCGCTTGAGCTTAAGATTTTTGAGAAAGAAGTGAACAAACAGCTGAATACCATTATCCAGAGAAACAAAAAGCAGCTTCAGGTGGAAATGAACGGAAGGATCCTTCAGCAAAGCGGGCCTTTTGAGACCGAGAAAAAACAGATCTCGGATAAGATCGCACAATACCAGAAATCTTATGATTCTGCATCTGTAGAGTTGGAAAAGGAAATTTTGGGAAAACAATCGGGTCTGACCAGCGGAAAAGAAGGTTTCGGGCCGAATGCCAAAAGGAAACAGGAACTGAAAGAGCAGAGAAGACAGGACCTTGAAAATTATCAGAAACAGGCCGCTCCGCGACTGGCCTATCTTGATCAGGAAATCTCAAAGGTATATACTAACCTGGAAACGGAAAGGAAGTCTACGGAAACTTTTGAGGATAAATTCAACGGATTTGCTGCAAGGCTTCAGGCGTTGGACGAGCTGGGAAAGAATTCTGCAATTATAGGTCTCGCAGCCACTTTCATTATGGGACTTTTCATCTGCCTGGAAATATCCCCGGTTTTGGTTAAGCTGATTTCTCACATTGGTCCTTATGATTATCTGCTGGAAAAAACCGAAAACGATTTCCGTCTCTATGCTAAAGAGAAAATTGAAAAAGGCAATGCCCTTACGGAATACCGGATTGATGATTTTAAAGATACCCTTAACAAGTAAGGATCAGCATAATATTGATCTTTTACAAACATATTAAAAGC
This genomic window contains:
- a CDS encoding DUF4407 domain-containing protein; this translates as MKNSQQTINQPSHSINWFQKFLMICSGGNIHIMRKTPSEWNKFAGIGGIVLFTAVFATLSAGYAMYTVFDTIWASIGFGALWGLMIFNLDRYIVSSIKKTGTWWNQILMAIPRLILATFLGIIISKPLELKIFEKEVNKQLNTIIQRNKKQLQVEMNGRILQQSGPFETEKKQISDKIAQYQKSYDSASVELEKEILGKQSGLTSGKEGFGPNAKRKQELKEQRRQDLENYQKQAAPRLAYLDQEISKVYTNLETERKSTETFEDKFNGFAARLQALDELGKNSAIIGLAATFIMGLFICLEISPVLVKLISHIGPYDYLLEKTENDFRLYAKEKIEKGNALTEYRIDDFKDTLNK